The Onychomys torridus chromosome 4, mOncTor1.1, whole genome shotgun sequence genome includes a window with the following:
- the Flrt3 gene encoding leucine-rich repeat transmembrane protein FLRT3 yields the protein MISPAWSLFLIGTKIGLFFQVAPLAVVAKSCPSVCRCDAGFIYCNDRSLTSIPAGIPEDATTLYLQNNQINNVGIPSDLKNLLKVQRIYLYHNSLDEFPTNLPKYVKELHLQENNIRTITYDSLSKIPYLEELHLDDNSVSAVSIEEGAFRDSNYLRLLFLSRNHLSTIPGGLPRTIEELRLDDNRISTISSPSLHGLTSLKRLVLDGNLLNNHGLGDKVFFNLVNLTELSLVRNSLTAAPVNLPGTSLRKLYLQDNHINRVPPNAFSYLRQLYRLDMSNNNLSNLPQGIFDDLDNITQLILRNNPWYCGCKMKWVRDWLQSLPVKVNVRGLMCQAPEKVRGMAIKDLSAELFDCKDSGIVSTIQITTAIPNTAYPAQGQWPAPVTKQPDIKNPKLNKDQRTTGSPSRKTILITVKSVTSDTIHISWRLALPMTALRLSWLKLGHSPAFGSITETIVTGERSEYLVTALEPDSPYRVCMVPMETSNLYLFDETPVCIETETAPLRMYNPTTTLNREQEKEPYKNPNLPLAAIIGGAVALVTIALLALVCWYVHRNGSLFSRNCAYSKGRRRKDDYAEAGTKKDNSILEIRETSFQMLPISNEPISKEEFVIHTIFPPNGMNLYKNNHSESSSNRSYRDSGIPDSDHSHS from the coding sequence ATGATCAGCCCAGCCTGGAGCCTCTTCCTCATCGGGACTAAAATTGGGCTGTTCTTCCAAGTGGCACCTCTGGCAGTTGTGGCTAAATCTTGCCCATCTGTGTGTCGCTGTGACGCCGGCTTCATTTACTGTAACGACCGCTCACTGACATCCATTCCAGCGGGAATTCCGGAGGATGCTACAACCCTCTACCTTCAGAACAACCAAATAAACAATGTTGGGATTCCTTCAGATTTGAAAAACTTGCTGAAAGTACAAAGAATATACCTATACCACAACAGTTTAGATGAATTTCCTACCAACCTTCCAAAGTATGTGAAAGAGTTGCATTTGCAAGAGAATAACATCAGAACTATCACGTATGATTCACTTTCGAAAATTCCGTACCTGGAAGAGCTACACTTGGATGATAACTCAGTTTCTGCTGTTAGCATTGAAGAAGGAGCATTTCGAGACAGCAATTATCTGCGACTGCTTTTCCTGTCCCGCAACCACCTTAGCACAATCCCCGGCGGCTTGCCCAGGACTATCGAAGAGTTACGCCTGGATGACAATCGCATATCAACTATCTCTTCGCCGTCACTTCATGGTCTCACAAGCCTGAAACGCCTGGTTTTAGATGGAAACTTGTTGAACAACCACGGTTTGGGTGACAAAGTTTTCTTCAACTTAGTAAACTTAACAGAACTGTCCCTGGTGCGGAATTCCTTGACAGCCGCACCAGTGAACCTTCCGGGCACAAGCCTGAGGAAGCTTTATCTTCAAGACAACCATATCAACCGAGTACCCCCAAATGCTTTTTCTTATTTAAGGCAGCTGTATCGACTCGATATGTCCAATAATAACCTAAGCAATTTACCTCAGGGTATCTTTGATGATTTGGACAATATAACCCAACTGATTCTTCGCAACAACCCCTGGTATTGTGGGTGCAAGATGAAATGGGTACGAGACTGGTTACAGTCGCTACCTGTGAAAGTCAATGTGCGTGGGCTCATGTGCCAAGCCCCAGAAAAGGTTCGTGGGATGGCTATCAAGGACCTCAGTGCGGAACTGTTTGATTGTAAAGATAGTGGGATTGTGAGCACCATTCAGATAACCACTGCAATACCTAACACAGCTTATCCTGCTCAAGGACAGTGGCCAGCTCCTGTGACCAAACAACCAGATATTAAAAACCCCAAGCTCAATAAGGATCAGAGAACTACAGGCAGCCCGTCAcggaaaacaattttaattactgTGAAGTCTGTCACCTCTGACACAATCCATATCTCCTGGAGACTTGCTCTGCCTATGACTGCTCTACGACTCAGCTGGCTTAAACTGGGCCACAGCCCAGCGTTTGGATCTATAACAGAAACAATAGTAACAGGAGAACGCAGTGAATACTTGGTCACAGCCCTAGAACCTGACTCGCCCTATAGAGTATGCATGGTTCCCATGGAAACCAGTAACCTTTACCTGTTTGATGAAACTCCTGTTTGTATTGAGACGGAAACGGCCCCTCTTCGAATGTACAACCCCACAACCACCCTCAATCGAGAGCAAGAGAAAGAACCTTACAAAAATCCGAATTTACCTTTGGCGGCCATCATTGGTGGCGCTGTGGCCCTGGTAACCATCGCCCTCCTTGCTTTGGTGTGTTGGTATGTACATAGGAATGGGTCGCTGTTCTCACGGAACTGTGCGTACAGcaaagggaggagaagaaaggatgaCTATGCAGAAGCTGGCACTAAGAAGGACAACTCCATCCTGGAAATCAGGGAAACTTCTTTTCAGATGCTACCCATAAGCAATGAACCCATCTCCAAGGAGGAGTTTGTAATACATACCATATTTCCTCCGAACGGGATGAATCTATACAAAAACAACCACAGTGAGAGCAGTAGTAACCGAAGCTACAGGGACAGTGGGATTCCAGACTCAGACCACTCACACTCATGA